Proteins found in one Ctenopharyngodon idella isolate HZGC_01 chromosome 16, HZGC01, whole genome shotgun sequence genomic segment:
- the bola1 gene encoding bolA-like protein 1 has product MLSSALRCLRPSSCTLALSRQLAHHRPHMDPSSPRPVETTIRTKLTQALAPEHLEVINESHMHAVPPGSESHFRVLVVSPQFEGLSLLQRHRLVNETLREELSTCVHALAIQAKTPQQWSSNPSLAKSPPCMGGSKHDDTMTEKLKAGRD; this is encoded by the coding sequence ATGCTGTCCAGTGCTCTCCGCTGCCTGCGTCCCTCATCCTGCACCCTTGCCTTATCCAGACAGCTGGCTCATCACCGGCCCCACATGGATCCCAGTAGTCCCCGTCCTGTAGAGACCACCATACGGACCAAACTGACCCAGGCCCTCGCACCTGAGCACCTGGAGGTCATAAATGAGAGTCACATGCACGCTGTGCCCCCTGGTTCAGAGTCCCACTTCAGAGTTCTGGTGGTGAGTCCTCAGTTTGAGGGTCTTTCCCTCTTACAGCGTCATCGGCTTGTAAACGAGACCCTGCGGGAGGAGCTCAGCACCTGCGTTCATGCCCTCGCCATCCAGGCTAAGACGCCCCAGCAGTGGAGCAGCAACCCTAGCCTGGCCAAAAGCCCCCCGTGCATGGGAGGATCCAAACATGATGACACAATGACTGAGAAACTGAAGGCGGGTCGAGACTGA